A window of the Zeugodacus cucurbitae isolate PBARC_wt_2022May chromosome 4, idZeuCucr1.2, whole genome shotgun sequence genome harbors these coding sequences:
- the LOC105211406 gene encoding cuticle protein 16.5-like: MFKYAVVLFALVACAAAKPGILAAAPLAYAAPAAVVAAPAPVVTATSSQVIARNYNGIAAAPIVAASPVVAAHYAAAPLAAPLAAPLAAHYAAAPLLW; the protein is encoded by the exons ATGTTCAAATAC GCCGTTGTACTATTCGCCCTCGTCGCTTGCGCCGCCGCCAAACCCGGTATCCTTGCCGCCGCTCCATTGGCCTACGCTGCTCCCGCCGCTGTTGTCGCCGCTCCAGCTCCCGTTGTGACCGCCACCAGCAGCCAAGTGATCGCCCGCAACTACAATGGCATCGCCGCTGCTCCAATTGTTGCCGCCTCTCCAGTGGTTGCTGCCCACTATGCTGCCGCTCCTTTGGCTGCTCCTCTCGCCGCCCCACTTGCTGCCCACTACGCCGCTGCTCCACTCCTGTGGTAA
- the LOC105211415 gene encoding cuticle protein 70, isoforms A and B-like produces the protein MLKYAVVLFALIACAAAKPGLLAAAPLAYAAPAAVVAAPAPVVTATSSQVIARNYNGIAAAPVVAAAPVVARYAAAPVVAAPAPVVTATSSQVIARNYNGIAAAPVVAAAPVVARYAAAAPLVASHYAAAPLAAALW, from the exons atgttgaaatac GCCGTTGTTCTCTTCGCTCTGATCGCCTGCGCCGCCGCCAAGCCCGGACTCCTTGCCGCCGCTCCATTGGCCTATGCTGCTCCCGCCGCTGTCGTCGCCGCTCCAGCTCCCGTTGTGACCGCTACCAGCAGCCAAGTGATCGCTCGCAACTACAATGGCATCGCCGCTGCTCCAGTTGTTGCTGCCGCCCCCGTTGTTGCCCGTTATGCCGCTGCTCCCGTTGTTGCTGCCCCAGCTCCAGTGGTGACCGCCACCAGCAGCCAGGTGATCGCTCGCAACTACAACGGTATTGCTGCTGCtccagttgttgctgctgccccCGTCGTGGCCCGCTATGCCGCCGCTGCTCCATTGGTTGCCTCTCATTATGCTGCCGCTCCTCTAGCCGCTGCTCTGTGGTAA
- the LOC105211431 gene encoding cuticle protein LPCP-23-like: MFKYAVVVFALIACAAAKPGILAAAPLAYAAPAAVVAAPAPVVTATSSQVIARNYNGIAAAPVVAAAPVVARYAAAPVAAPVLAAPAPVVTATSSQVIARNYNGIAAAPVVAAAPVVARYAAAAPLVASHYAAAPLASSLLW; the protein is encoded by the exons atgttcaaatac GCTGTTGTTGTCTTCGCCCTCATCGCCTGCGCCGCCGCCAAACCCGGTATCCTCGCCGCCGCTCCTTTGGCCTACGCTGCGCCCGCCGCTGTCGTCGCCGCTCCAGCTCCGGTTGTGACTGCCACCAGCAGCCAAGTGATCGCTCGTAACTACAATGGCATCGCCGCCGCtccagttgttgctgctgctccaGTGGTTGCCCGTTATGCCGCTGCTCCAGTTGCTGCCCCCGTTCTTGCTGCCCCAGCTCCAGTGGTGACCGCCACCAGCAGCCAAGTGATCGCCCGCAACTACAATGGCATCGCCGCTGCTCCAGTTGTTGCTGCCGCCCCCGTTGTTGCCCGTTATGCCGCTGCAGCTCCATTGGTTGCATCTCATTACGCCGCGGCTCCACTTGCCTCTTCCCTCCTTTGGTAA
- the LOC105214824 gene encoding cuticle protein 38-like, which translates to MFKYAVVLFALVACAAAKPGILAAAPLAYAAPAAVVAAPAPVVTATSSQVIARNYNGIAAAPIVAAAPVVARYAAASPVVAAHYAAAPLAAPLAAAPLLW; encoded by the exons ATGTTCAAATAC GCCGTTGTACTATTCGCCCTCGTCGCTTGCGCCGCCGCCAAACCCGGTATCCTTGCCGCCGCTCCATTGGCCTACGCTGCTCCCGCCGCTGTTGTCGCCGCTCCAGCTCCCGTTGTGACCGCCACCAGCAGCCAAGTCATCGCCCGCAACTACAATGGCATCGCCGCTGCTCCAATTGTTGCCGCCGCTCCCGTTGTTGCCCGTTATGCTGCCGCCTCTCCAGTGGTTGCTGCCCACTATGCTGCCGCTCCTTTGGCTGCTCCTCTCGCCGCTGCTCCACTCCTGTGGTAA
- the LOC128921546 gene encoding cuticle protein 16.5-like, which produces MFKYAVVLFALIACAAAKPGLLAAAPLAYAAPAAVVAAPAPVVTATSSQVIARNYNGIAAAPIVAAAPVAAPVVARYAAAAPLAAPLVSAHYAAAPLAAPVVSHYAAPQLLW; this is translated from the exons ATGTTCAAATAC GCCGTTGTTCTCTTCGCCCTCATCGCTTGCGCTGCCGCCAAACCAGGTCTCCTCGCCGCCGCTCCATTGGCCTACGCTGCTCCcgccgctgttgttgctgctccaGCTCCTGTTGTGACCGCCACCAGCAGCCAAGTGATCGCTCGCAACTACAATGGCATCGCCGCTGCTCCAATTGTCGCCGCCGCCCCAGTAGCCGCTCCTGTTGTTGCCCGTTATGCCGCTGCTGCTCCTCTCGCCGCTCCATTGGTGTCTGCCCACTACGCTGCCGCTCCTTTGGCTGCTCCAGTTGTCTCCCACTATGCTGCACCCCAACTTCTGTggtga
- the LOC114804222 gene encoding cuticle protein 16.5-like, whose product MFKYAVVLFALIACAAAKPHFLAAAPLAYAAPAAVVAAPAPVVTATSSQVIARNYNGIAAAPIVAAAPVAAHVVARYAAAAPLTAPLVSGHYAAAPLAAPVLSHYAAPQLLW is encoded by the exons atgttcaaatac GCCGTTGTACTTTTCGCCCTCATCGCTTGCGCTGCTGCCAAACCCCATTTCCTTGCCGCCGCTCCATTGGCCTACGCTGCTCCCGCCGCTGTTGTCGCCGCTCCAGCTCCCGTTGTGACCGCCACCAGCAGCCAAGTGATCGCCCGCAATTACAATGGCATCGCCGCTGCTCCAATTGTCGCCGCCGCACCAGTAGCCGCTCACGTTGTTGCCCGTTATGCCGCCGCTGCCCCTCTGACCGCTCCATTGGTATCTGGCCACTACGCTGCCGCTCCTTTGGCTGCTCCAGTGCTCTCCCACTATGCTGCGCCCCAACTTTTGTGGTAA
- the LOC105211455 gene encoding uncharacterized protein LOC105211455, with translation MAKCGIELCNSHQMWLSIKAPESTWENTIAICSILKTFKMVKFIIVLCAFIACAAAKPQWIAPVAAPWAAAPVVASVPAAYAAAPIAYANAHLDAASASSSIDVRHNYGAAVVPAVYSAAVAPVASVAPVAPLKYTAAAPVLL, from the exons ATGGCAAAGTGCGGAATTGAATTATGCAACTCCCACCAAATGTGGCTGAGTATAAAAGCGCCCGAGTCAACGTGGGAAAACACAATCGCAATTTGCAGTATTCTTAAAACGTTCAAAATGGTCAAATTC ATCATTGTTCTGTGCGCCTTCATTGCCTGCGCCGCCGCCAAGCCACAATGGATCGCTCCAGTCGCCGCGCCATGGGCCGCTGCACCCGTCGTTGCTTCAGTGCCAGCCGCTTATGCCGCAGCTCCCATCGCCTATGCCAACGCCCATTTGGATGCGGCTTCCGCCAGCAGCTCGATTGATGTGAGACATAACTACGGCGCCGCTGTAGTGCCAGCCGTATACTCTGCCGCCGTTGCACCAGTTGCTTCAGTAGCTCCTGTAGCGCCACTGAAATACACCGCCGCCGCTCCAGTCCTGTTATAA
- the LOC105211464 gene encoding calphotin-like: MAKFLIVLCSFIACAVAKPGLIAPLAAPLVAAPLAAAAINAPLDAAYASSRLDIQQRYGAALLAAAPAKLVASAPVAAPLAAAPAKIIASAPLAAAVAAPLAYSNLPLDAAYASSRLDIQQNYGAAVVAAPLAAAPAKIVASAPLAAPVAAPLAAAPAKIFASAPLAAPVAAPLAAAVHAPLAYANLPLDAAYASSRLDIQQNYGAAVVAAPLAAAPAKIVASAPLAAPVAAPVAAPLAAAVAAPLAYSNLPLDSAYASSRLDIQQNYGAAVVPAPLAAAPAKLVAPVAPVAPLAAAPALW, translated from the exons ATGGCCAAATTC CTGATTGTCCTGTGCTCATTCATTGCCTGCGCTGTCGCCAAGCCAGGTCTGATCGCGCCACTCGCGGCCCCATTGGTCGCAGCTCCACTAGCCGCTGCTGCCATAAATGCTCCATTGGATGCCGCTTACGCCAGCAGCCGTCTTGATATTCAGCAGAGATATGGTGCCGCTCTATTAGCTGCTGCTCCAGCTAAACTTGTAGCGTCCGCCCCCGTTGCCGCTCCTCTGGCTGCTGCTCCCGCCAAAATTATCGCCTCAGCACCATTGGCTGCTGCAGTAGCTGCCCCTCTTGCCTACTCCAACCTTCCTCTGGATGCCGCTTACGCCAGCAGCCGTCTTGACATTCAACAGAACTATGGTGCCGCTGTAGTTGCCGCTCCTCTGGCTGCTGCTCCTGCAAAAATCGTCGCCTCGGCCCCATTAGCTGCACCAGTTGCCGCTCCTCTGGCCGCTGCTCCCGCTAAAATTTTCGCCTCTGCTCCATTAGCTGCCCCAGTTGCTGCTCCATTGGCTGCTGCAGTCCACGCTCCTCTTGCCTACGCCAACCTCCCTCTGGATGCCGCTTACGCCAGTAGCCGTCTTGACATTCAACAGAACTACGGTGCCGCTGTAGTTGCCGCTCCTCTGGCTGCTGCTCCCGCCAAAATCGTCGCCTCAGCTCCATTAGCTGCCCCAGTTGCTGCCCCAGTTGCTGCTCCATTAGCTGCTGCAGTAGCCGCCCCTCTTGCCTACTCCAACCTCCCTCTGGATTCCGCTTACGCCAGCAGCCGTCTTGACATTCAACAGAACTACGGTGCCGCTGTAGTCCCCGCTCCTTTGGCCGCTGCTCCAGCTAAGCTTGTTGCTCCAGTTGCTCCCGTAGCACCACTGGCAGCCGCACCAGCTCTGTGGTAA
- the LOC105211485 gene encoding cuticle protein 16.5 — protein sequence MFKHIIVVLATIACAAAKPGLLHAPLAAAPLALAAPAPIITATSSQVVARTHNGIAAAPIVAAAPVAAPLAAAPLAAPIAPISPLVRYAAAPLAAPLAAPIAPLAAPVARYAAAPIARYAAAPLAYTSPLAAPAPLAYAPSYSAPLHYAAAPALW from the exons atgttCAAGCAC ATCATTGTTGTCCTGGCCACCATTGCCTGCGCCGCCGCGAAGCCCGGTCTGCTGCACGCGCCATTGGCTGCCGCACCACTGGCCCTGGCCGCTCCAGCGCCGATCATCACTGCCACCAGTAGCCAGGTTGTTGCCAGAACCCACAACGGTATCGCTGCCGCACCAATTGTAGCCGCCGCCCCCGTCGCTGCCCCTCTGGCGGCTGCGCCTTTGGCCGCGCCAATCGCACCGATCTCACCTTTGGTCCGTTACGCTGCCGCTCCGCTCGCCGCTCCACTCGCCGCACCCATCGCACCACTGGCGGCCCCAGTAGCTCGTTACGCCGCCGCCCCAATCGCTCGCTACGCAGCTGCTCCTCTCGCCTACACATCCCCTTTGGCGGCGCCCGCTCCTTTGGCGTACGCTCCCTCCTACTCGGCGCCTCTGCACTACGCAGCCGCACCAGCGCTTTGGTAA